The genomic interval CACCGAGCTGCCCCTTCTTAAGTTCCTAGAGCCTGTTTGCTTTCTTGGGTCCTAATATTCTTGCCTAGTGCTTTGATACTTGAGGCTTTCCTTGTTCCTCAGAAGTTCAACCTGGTTCATCTTTGTATTTCTTGTGATTTTGTTTCTTAATCACTTTTGCTATCTTCTGTTGACTTGGCATTCATCTTGGGTTACCCCCTAATGTCCTAGATTCTTTCTGTGCTCTTTCTGgctttcttagttctttctggtcttccccaaataattttttcttttctaggctCTTAGCCTTTTACTTATCAGTGATCTGATAGCTCAAGGTAACTGCCTACCTTGTGCTGTCAGCCCAGTCTCGATGGTGGTCTTGTCTCCTCAGGTTTCAGAGGTTTTAGTGTTTCTTGACTttatggttctttcttttttaaaatttttatttcatttattcattttagaaaggagagagagagagaggagagatagagagagaaggggggaggagcaggaagcatcaactcccatatgtgcctggaccaggcaagcccagggtttcaaaccggcgacctcagcgtttccaggtcgacactttatccactgcgccaccttagGTCAGGCTAGGGTTCATTCTTAACTCCCCAAATCTGTGCCTAAACAGTCTAGTTTGACTTCCCTCACCAGCCAGGGACAACTTGAGCTTTTATCTTCTCTATCCTAGAGTTTGGTTGGGTTTCTTTTTGATATGATGCATACATGCAGGTCCACCTGGTTGGTATTGACATCTTTACTGGGAAGAAGTATGAAGATATCTGCCCGTCAACTCATAATATGGATGTCCCCAACATCAAAAGGAATGATTTCCAGGTATGCAGATGGGTTAGTAGTTGGAGGTGTTAGGGGGTTATAGACTGACCAGAGAGCTATGCTAGAAGAGTGGAGGGAAAGGGCAGGAGGAGGGTATTTGGTATTAGCAGTATGCCACCCCAGTTTGTCTATCCTTTATCCTCAACCTTCAGCTTCCTTCCCTGTCTGCCCCCAGCTGATTGGCATCCAGGATGGCTATCTATCACTGCTCCAGGACAGCGGGGAGGTGCGAGAGGACCTTCGTCTGCCTGAGGGAGACCTCGGCAAGGAGATCGAGCAGAAGTACGACTGTGGAGAGGAGATCCTGGTATGgtgccccaccccctttccccagcTTTGGTCTCTGTGCTTTGTCTCTGAGCTCAAACttctgcctctccctgtttcccaGATTACAGTGCTGTCTGCCATGACAGAGGAGGCAGCTGTTGCAATCAAGGCCATGGCAAAATAACTGGCTTCCAGgtaagtgagacagactccccaaaCCCCTTTACATACTTTGTGGTTCCTTTAGTCCTAATTGTTCCAGACCTTCTGGCCCCAGCACTGCCCTCACCCTTCTTCATGTTGAAGAGGTCATCGTCTCTTACCTGGTTTCTCTCTTACTCAAGGTGGCGGTGGTGGCAGCAGTGATCCTCAAGCCTGCAgaggccccctcccccagcctggcccAGCTCTGGCCCGGCCGTTGGCTGGAGTCCTACACAATTTATTTGACGTTTTATTTTGGTTTCCCCTACCCCTTCAATCTGTCGGGGAGCCCCTGCCCCTCTTCTCTTGGCCAGGAGTGAGTGATCCATGGCCTTGGTGAAGCTGCcctcctcttttcccctctcactaCAGCCCTGGTgggggaaagggggtgggtgCTGCTTGTGGTttagtgtgttttttgtttttttttattcattctggaATCAGAAAGCTGTGGTTCTGACAAATGGTCCTTGTGCCCTCCCCCTACTGATCCCTGGTCTGGTCCCTGTTCCACATAGCCCTTTACCCCAAACACCACCCCCACAGACTGGGGACCAGCCTCCTCCCTATGCCTGAATCTCTCACCAAATCCCTTTAgcgggagaaggaagagaaggagaaggagaagggaaggggacctGCCCCCTCCTCAGGCATCTGGGAGGGCCCTGCCCCCCCATGGGCTTCACCCTTTCCTGTGGGCTCTCTCCCCGACACATTTGTTAAAATAAACCTGAATAAAACTACAAGTTTAATATGAAGCCCCAACTTGGCTACTTTAAATAAATGGATGTTTGCTGACAAATAAGGGAAATTTGGGAACCAAAAATAGATTATAGGTTGGACTGTGCACTGAGTTCATTACAGCCAATACAGTATCCCACTTTGACTCGCCACAGTCCCACCAGCTATTCCCCACCCGCTAAGCAGTTCTGGCCTAGTCCAGGTGGGAGGCAACACAAATAGTAGCAGCCAGGGACAGTGGCAGGTAGAGTTTATTGGCTTAGGACTAGGACACACCAGGTAACCTCACCCATGGTAATGGTGGGGAGAGGTTGAAGTTAAAATTGGATGGTCACTTGTGGTAGAAGCGTGGGTTCTGGCTGTGCTGCAGGAAAGGGAGCCGGGGGCCAGGCTGGCTGGTAGCTGCAAAGCTCGACTGGCAGGGGTGATAAAAGGTAAGTTTTGTCAGTATGCACGCTCTCCCTTCTACTCCACACATAAAACCGCCcccaaacaaaggaaaaccagggTTGTGGGCCACATGTCCTACCCAACCCCGTTTTCCCTGATAGTGTAGGGGTTATGACAGGTATGATTACCATCCTTACCTTCCCTGCTGGTTGCATCTGTACAGGGAGCTGGGGGGAGGCAAGGAGTCCAGGGGCTGGATGCAGTGCTTGGGGGTGCATGGGGCGCAAGGAAGACTGCAGAGAAGAGAGTTCGGGCCTGTGGCAGCCTGGGTTTCCCCTTAGCATAGCCCTTCCCCTGGCCTCCCAAGGCTCCATACTCACCGAGTCAGAGAAGCCGGTCTGCGGGTTAGCATGTTCCAACTGTTTCTGCAGGGACAGGGCCCCACCAGGCTGTAGGAaccctgtgggggaagggcgggTGTGAAGTGAGAATGGGAAAGGGAGAACTCATGGAAGTAGGGACCCTGAACGCGGTGTCTGTCACCTGTCTGGGTGGGCTGGAAGTGGCTGTGCACGGCGTAAGGCTGTGGCTGCGGCTGAGACAAGTACTGCACTGCAGGAAATGCTGAAGGTGCTGAGAAAGGCAAGAAAGAGGCCCAGCCATTAGAACCACCTTAGTCTGGTAACAACACTTATTCCTCTGGGCTGTGAAGAAAGCCCCTCATCCTTTTCCCACCACTCACCTCTGAGCTGCTGACTCGGACTATAGGCTGGTTGAGTGGGTCCATAATGAGGTGGAGGCTGAGCAGTCCCATAAGCACCACCTGGGCTACCTTGGAATTGCCCGTGCTCTGGGGTCCCTGCGAAAGCTGCTGAGCCCACATAATGGCGGGTCTAAGGAGGATAATTCATTATAATCTATTTGAAAGATCTCAAGTGTATTCCCCATTTTCCCCTATACAGTTCAGTGTTACACTTAGGACTTGACTATTGGTTTAGTAACGTGTGGAAATAGGGAAGAACAGTGGGTTAGATACCCAACCCTGCTCCTCTTACTGTAAGCACTTGAGGTCCAAACATCTGTTTGGCTCTGTCAGCTGCCATAAGGGTGCCTGGGCGGTTGTGTCCTCCAGGGCTCCCTAGAGATGGAGAGGGGCTTCATGATGCTGAAATGGTGGTCTACAAGACCAAAGGGGGCTGTTCTGACAAGTAGTTTCTTTAATCCTCACCCTGCATGCTGAGGAGATGAGTTCCTGTGTGAACAGTCAGGCTCTGTGGGTATGCAGCTGATGTCAGAGTGGTTAGGTCACTAAAATGAAAGCAAGTGTCAAATATTAAGAACAAGTGCCCCTCTTTGGCCATAAACGCTTATTTTTTTGTTACCTGCCCCCAGTTTTAATTTTAGCTCTCCAATCCTACCTCTGCTCCTTTCGCCTACGTTTTTCTTCCTCATGTAAAACTTTTTTGAGCTGCAGAAAAAGCTGGTGCTTCTCTTCCTGTAGGGCTAAAAGCTTCTCTTGCAACTTCAGTAtctgggaaaggagggagggaaaatgaAGATAGAAGAGTCAAGGGAAGAAAAAGCTGGGAGATATCAAGGCATTACACATACTTGTTCCTTGGTCTCCTCTAATGACATTCTCTCTTccatctcctttttctttcttctctcctgctcTTCCTTCATCTTCTGTTCCATCATCTTGTCTACCTCTTCTTCCTCTATTGGAAGAttcaaacagaaaggaaaagtgGCAGAGTGGTTAAAATGATTACAATGTTAGGAACTGAAGATCAGCAAAAACTGGTTATCCCAATGCTTTATGCTCTTGATGAGACGCTTCTCATCACTGCGATAGGGGACCGGGAGAGGTAGGTTTCATTAGGTGCTCTCCAAGGTCCTTCCCAACTCGTTTCTGGAGTTCATACCTAGCGCTTTAAAATCCCACCACAACCGAGCTGTTTCATCCCTTCACTAGTTTGGGCCGCCGGGGCATTAGTCTGCCCCTGGGTGGGGGTCAGTCTGGGACAGCGGTGCCGCCATGAGAGTGAGCCCTCCCGCTCCAGCCCCAGCTCACCTTGCCGCTTGCGCTCCCGCTCCATCATGATGTGCCGGTGCAACGCCCTGGCCATGGCGTTGGAAAGCTTGGGGCGCTCCAGGAGCGCAGGCATGGTGCTGCCGGGGGCGCTTGGGGTGTGGGCGTCCGGCTCTGTTGCTAACTGCCAGACCTCGGACTGGGCCTGCGGGAAGGCAGGCACTCAGGGACGATCACTCCGGCCGCCTGAGACAGgaggccgccgccgccgccgcccggtcACGTGTCCGGGGCCCGCAGCCCGGCCCTGCCGCCCGCCTCCGCTGCAGCGCGCACGCGCTCGGGGGTGTCTAGTCTACGGGCTCCCAGCCCCTTCCCCGCCAAATCAGGCGTCCACCCCTCCCTACCCACTTTCTCTTCGCTTTCTCCGCGGCCGCCTGCACACCTTGGCCACTGTTACATCCGGTAATTCGCTTAATCCTTCCGGGGTCAGAGTATAAATGGCTTCACGGGTTGGGGGAGGCGGAAGTGCCAGGGACGGGTGCCTCTGGTGTCCAAACGCCTCCACTGCGTCCTCTTACGCCGACCGCCCCTGGCCGCATGCTAGCCGCCAGGCTCCCGGAGTCGGCTCCGGTCCTGTGGTGGGGCCCCCGAGTGGGCGGGCTGGGGATAGGGCATGCAAGAGAAGCGAGGCAGGTGCTCAGAGACGGTGTTTATTGGCTCCTTCGAAGTCAGAGTCAGGACAACTGTACAGACAACCCAACCCCTCCACTGTACCCGCCCTTCCCCGTTCCTGCCCGGTGGCCACAGGAAAAAGCAGCTTCATGTGGGGCACAGAGAGACTCCCCTGGGATTCACAGTAACCAAGAACAAAAACGGAAATAAATTAAGTGATACAGGGGAGGGAATCATAGGGAGTCGTGTTCCCCAAATCAGTGCATGAAAAGGGGTTACCCAGggcctggagctgggctccccgcAAGCTCCCTCGCCCCAGAGGGAGTGTTCCGGGGCCCTGGACACGGAGATATCCTCCACTTCCCATCTAACTTGGAGAGACTGCCTACATGCTCCTGTGCATCTGCCAGTCTGAGCACCATGCATGCTGCGGATCACTGGAATGAGGTGGAGGCAGTCATCACTCAAGAGTCCACAGGCCCAAGGCCCAACTGTGCTTATAGTAGTGAGGTCTCACCCCCTCATTCAACTCGTACCAGCAGGGCATAGAGGAGTGTGGCACCCTTCTCCTTGGTTACCCACTCAAGTTCGGCTGGGCTGAAGTGAGGGTCAAGAGGTTCTCTGAGGACAGCAGAAGGAGGGCCAGGCGTGTAAGAGCCAGGGCGCACACACACCTGGAACGCCACCTGGGCCTGGTGTGTCCGCTGGAATTTGGGGTCCCGGAATCTGTCAGGCAAAAAACAGAAATAGGGTAGTGAAGCTTCTGGGCCTTCTCACCTCTTCCCCTTGCTAACTACAATCACTACACTTCCCTTACTGTCCCTAAGAATCACTCCTACTTCATAGGGATTTGGCTCTAGCTGTTCTCTCTACTCTAAATGGTCTTCCTCTTGCCTGActggcagtagcacagtggatagagcatcaacctaggatgctgagaacccaggttcaaaacccagaggtcatcaGCTTATgcacaggcccaccagcttgagcacaggggctCCGGTTTGAGTGTGAGACCATcaacacgaccccatggtcactgacttgaagcccaaggaaactggcttgagtaagaggtcactggcgcagctggagcccccaggtaaaggaacatatgagaagcaatcaatgaacaattaaggtgacacaatgagttgatacttctcatctttcttccttccagtctcaatcaatcaatcaatcaatcaatcaatcaatggtCTTCCTCCTAATGCTTGGCTGCTCAGCTAACTACATCACCTCTTCCAACTTTTGCTCAAATCTCATCTTAATAGTATATACCCTGACTACTCTATTTAATGCTTGCTCCAACCGCACTTCCTTTCTCCAGTCTACTTTTTGTTCCATAGTACTACTTGTCacctttaaaaatactaaatattaatTGTGCATTAGCATTCTAGAGAAAATTTAGGTTCCACAAGAGCAAGATTCCCTTTTATGTTTGCTGAGATAGCACTAAACATGtggcatttgtttaaaaaatgtgtgAAGAAAAAGCTGTGGTGGAGACTGAGGAACTAGCAGAACAAGGTGGGAAAGGGGAGGGCATATCACGGAGACCCAAGCGGCCACCTCCTGTGTACTTACGGCACTTTGGACGCCAGGGTCTCAGCCCCAGCAtactggagggagggagaaagcagCACTGGCGGGGGCTGCTCCTCCCGAGGAGGCGCGCAGTTCTCACTCGGCTCCTCAAACCCTCCCCTGGGCTCTCCTTTCAAGGGTCGGCAGCTCAGGATGGAGGCAGTGCCTGTGAGGAGAACTGGGTCAGGGTAGCCTTGCTGCAGCCCACGGGCCCAGCCTGCTCTGATTCGGCCGGAGCTACAGTACCTGCTCCCAACTCCCCTCGGTCTAGCACCCTCCGGACGGCTGCCACGTTGCTCCCGTGATATGCCATGTGCCACTTCTTCATTAGTGTCCCAGCCTCCAGGTGGGGATTCATCCTAGGAAGAAAGTAGATGGGGCAGGTGGGACAAAGGTCACTGGTTCCCCAAAATCGTCCCCCTGGACATGCAATCCTGTCACTTCCAAGCACCCTCTTAGGAATATCCTTCTTAACGGGGCAAAGGACAATAAGGGAGACACATGACCCTGCCCCATATGTACCTGAGGTTGAACCTGCACCAGCCAAAGGGTAGGGCATATTCCCGGGGGGGTTCCCCACGGCGTCTGTGGGCCTCATCCCCTCGTATCTTCCGACAAGACTCACAGTAGCACAGGCTACGCTTCGGTGGAGGCATGAAATAATCCTCTGCAGGAGAGGAAGCGGCAGACTCGGTGCTCTGGCTTCTGGCCAGGGTCTCAACCACATGGCCTCCCTTTCACTGGCCTCGGGGCTCTGGGCATGGCCCTGCACAGATCCACGAATGAGGCAGATTGTAGGGGATTGGGGCCTCACCTGGAAGCAGCAGTAGTTCTTGGAAACGGGAGCAAAGGGCATGGTACTCGCAGCTCTTGAGGGGGCTGGCAGCAGGCGGTGGACCCCAGCATACGCTCTCCTTGATCCCTGAGGGAGCAGAGGGGGCACAGGTCACAGGAGATGGGGCTACAAGACAGGGTTAGGTAGGGGAGGATCCTGGACCCTTCAGGCCAGCTCACCATCCACCACATCAGCTTTCTCCATGTCCCCCTGGTTTCCAGCACTCTTTAAACTGGCAGCTCCCGGTTCAGGGCTCACAATCGTCACCTGCAGAACAGAGGGGTGGTCAGCCAGTGTGACCAGCCTCCAGGGCCTGCTGATCCTGTCCTTGGACCACAGACTTCCTCTTCACTTGGACAACCATCTCCCAGGCACTCCCTTCTCCTGGCTCCATGGTCACTAACCTGCTCACACTGCCCATAGAGGTCCACGAGCGCATGGCAGGGCTGGGGGACGTCTGGCACAGCCACCCCCTGGTCCATCCCATTGACATGGAGATGCAGACCTCCAGAGCTGTCTAGCCGCAGTCCCAGGATGGTGCCTTCAGGGCACGTGTCCAGATTTGGCCCAAACTTCTCACAGATCTGGGAGGAAAGACCTACTTACTGTCTTCCCCACCAGCAGCAGCCACCCcgtctttctttcttgttttgtagTGAGacagtgggtggggggtggggggcacacagacaggaaggcagagagatgagaagcatcaactcatagttgtggcactttactttttcattgattgcttttgcctatgtgccttgaccagggggccccagctgagccagtgatcccttgctcaagccagtgaccacaaggtcatgtctgtgatcccacactcaagctggtgaccctgtgctcaagctggcaactttggggttttgaacttgggtcctcagcaccccacaccgatgctctatccactgcgccactgcctggtcaggtgccaccCCCACTCTTCACTCTACTTGAGGTCACCAGTCTCTGGGCTCCGTCTCCACACTTGTCCGCTATCTGAGCTCTACCACCTGCTTCAATAACCTAGACTCCACCTCGTTTTTTCCCTACTGCAACATTCTCAATGGTATGGACATAGGAGGCAGCAAGCCTGTGACTGTCCAGGTAATGATACTTATACCCTGTGTGAATCTACCCACTATAGTGCCCTTCATACTTCTAAGCTTGGggcccctctcctcctttttgGCTAAATACTCCTTACTCACTTCTCTCTGCTCCCTACCCACCTTGAGGCCATTGTGGAAGACTCCACGGCCCCGCAACAGCCAGGCTGCCCGTttaagggcacatgcagaagcagGGAAGTTGAGCCTCTCAGGTGGGCAGGTGATGACTCCCAGGACAAGGGAAGATGTCCAATGCCGGTTCAGGAAGTCTATCCGTACCTGGGGGAGAAGGTGACTATTCCCCAGTCATGGCCTTCTGGGAAGAGGCTACCAACCCAGCATACCCATGCATCTCACACCAGCCAGGGAGGGAAGATGACACCTCCCAGAAAGTGGCCTGGGGTGACGCCCCTTCTAATCTTGGAGGGACTGGAGACTGCAAATTCAGTTATTTCCTGTCCTCTCTCAGCCTTAGTCTTCCTGTTGGCTCTGCAAGGATTCTTGTTCCTAGAGGCTCCCTTTTCCTGGCTGACAGTGACATCTTTTAGTTTGCAGCAGAAGGGCCACTCTTCTGGGAAGCCCTCCCTGCTTCCACGTACAGGATGAGGCATCTCCCCTGGAACCCCCAGCTCCTCCCTACTGCTTCCCTCACCAGTCACCAGGTGGGCGCTTTCTGGTAACTGACCTGCAACTCCCACCACAGGATTTGAGCAACAGCCTGGGAAGCTCATTCAAGGGACTTGCCTTCCACTTTGTTCTCTATCTGGGAAGGTCTTGCTCCAGGAGAGTGGGCCCTGGGTCACCCTGAGCAAGCGTTGCTGGGGACATAGAGGGGATAAGGAAGGGAGGCCCACCTGGACCAGCAGCTGTGGCACCAGGGGCTGACTGATGACCACAATGCCCTGATTGTAGCTGGCTACCCGTGAAGCTGTACGGTTCCCATTGGACAAGAGGATATTCTTCCCATGGTTCTCCAGGAACTTGAGGGCTGGAGGCATAATGGCCACTGGATCCTGGCCCTGGTATGGAAGAAACtaagctgctgctgttgctgatGTGAGACCCAAGGCATCCCAGTGGAGTTCACACAGAGCTTATGTATAAACTTCCACCCACCCAGGACATAACTGGAGAACTCAAAATGACCTAGTAGCCAATGGCCCACCAATGCTAATCCATATGCCCAGATGGCCCTGCTGCAGCCTCTTACTCCCAGGCCATGCTCCTCGTCCTCCTCATCCTCATCGCCCTCACTTCCGGTATCCAAGCTGGGAGAAGGAGGCTGGGTGCCTTCTGGCTCATCCAGCCTTGTGGAGCTGACAATAGACACACTCCGCACTGGCCCGTACAGGTCCAACACAGCCCACACGTTCTGGGGGCACACAAGACCCAGGAAGTTGATGATGAGTTAAAGACCTCAACCCCTCTCCCAGGATCCAAGGCAAGTCTCAGGTCTACCTTGGCAATGCCAGTGGCTGCAGGCCCCATATCCTCTCCATCTACCATGACGTGCATCGAGTCATCGGCTCCCCGCCGAATGCCCACACGGCTCCCCACCTAGAGCCAAGACAAAGACAGATGCTCAGCTCACCTCTCTCTGCCATTCCCCTCCCAACACCAACCACCCTTGTCTCTGGATCCAGCAGCATCACCCCCAGTCTCTCTAGGTTCCGGCCATAGTTCATCCTCTGAAGCAGCCCGTCACGCCGCACTTCACAGCTGGACACCATCCAGGTGGTCTTCATCCGGAGCTCtagcagggagggaggcagcccGGGGCCACCACCTGACCCAGGCCCCATCTCCCCGGGTGCTAGTGTGGTCAGCCCGACCCGGAGAGAACCTGCCCACTTCTCATCCAGCTCCTCCACTTTGACCTGTGTAGAAAAGGGCGAGCGCTAGCTGGGGCACTAGCTGGCACTAGGGGGTAGGACGCGGTCTGGCCCTGCTGTGAAGGACCCGGAAGCCTCCACTGTCACATTGCCACAGCCTACCTCAAAGACTTCCTCAGTCTTGAGCTCTTTGGTGCTGAAGACAAGGCCATGAGCATAGCCAGCTGCTCGCACTGCCCTCGTGCCATCCTCCTCCAGAGTGATGTTTTTGCCGCAgatactgtggaaccggtgagccaCACCAGCCACTGAGAAGAGATGGCATTGAAGGAAAGGGTAGAATTGGGGTAGCAAGCTTCAGATAGGACACAGAGCAAAGCTTTCAGGAGGAATAGGAAGTTGAGATAAAGGTCCCATTGGCCATCACTCCTTCAAGAACCTCTGATGCCTCTTTTCACCACAGCCAAGACTCGCCCCCAAACCCAGAATGCCCAGCTCATGGTGTCCAGGAAGCATTCAGGCCCTGTGTTCCAGGAGTAACCTGCTGCCCTCTTCCTGGCTGCTTTGTGCCATGGGTTGTTCCTTCCCCTTTGCCTATAGTTACTGCCACCAGCCTGTTTTTGAACAGCTTCCCTAACCTAGAAGCTTTCTCTTTCAAGCCCATAGCAAGAGAAGCAGAGCCCACCCTCCCCCCCTGCTGGCTGAACCTGGGGAGTGCAGGGGGAATGACTTCTCAGTAGCGGTGTTGCTGGTGGCCAGGCTGTTGTCCATAGGGCCGGTAGCGCtggtgatggacacttggacacACTGGCCATAGAGATCCACTACCGCGTACACCTCTGGATACAAAAGGAAGGAGTCAGAACCTTGATAGCCCAGGGCGGGCCACGCTGAGGGCGGCAGGTCGAAAGCCAGAGTAGTCACCTTTACCCGGAGGCAAGCCCGAGCAGGCAGCGCCTTGGTCCTGGCCATTGATGAAGTAGTGTAGATCGCCCTTGGAAGTTCGCATCATGCCAATGCGTGCACCTGTGCCTAATGCGTCAAGGTCACACCCATAGTTGTTGCGCATCGTGTTACCATCTTGCATGATAGCTGTGCCGCTGGGGGGAATGACAAAAAGggcaggtcaggccctggccggttggctcagcggtagaacgtcggcctggcatgcgggggacccaggtttgatttccggccagggcacataggacaagcgcccatttgcttctccaccctcccctccttcctctctgtctcttcccctcccgcagccaaggctccattggagcaaagatggcccgggcgctggggatggctccttggtctctgccccaggcgctagagtggctctggtcacggcagagcgacgccccagaggggcagagcatcgccccctggtgggcagagcgttgcccctggtgggcgtgccgggtgcatcccggtcgggcgcatgcgggagtctgactgtctctccccgtttccagcttcagaaaaatacaaaaaaaaaaaaaagggcaggtcAACCTCCCAACTTCCTCTCTACTTGGGTCTCTGCCTAGTCTCTGCCTGGCGGAATCTTCCTGTGCCTTGGATTGGGATCACAATCTGGGATCTGAGACCCAATCCTGTCTTCTACAATCCCTGGGATCCCTCTTATAAAAAAAGTAGTAAATACCCTATAAAGGAGGGTTGAGCCTtgtggaaggggagggagggtttCCAGAATTAAAGAGAAGAGGCCGCCAGATCCCCCAAGGTCTGTTCATTGTCCGTGGTTACCACAGGCCTGAAATCCTGCTTCCCGCGCCCCAGCCAGCTCCATCTACTCCCCCCAGCTGGCCCCCAAAGCAAGCAGCCCCACCTTAGCATCCAAGTATCATAGTCAATGTCTGTCATAGTGTTGGGGAATTCCAGGTCCTCTGGTCGAATAGCGGTCACTCCTAGAGGAGGTGAGGTTAGGTCAGAGCCAAGCCCCAGCGTGGGTAGGTAGCACCTCTCCtggcacacatgtgcatgcacgcgtacacacacacacacacacacacacacacacacacgcgcgcgcgcccCTCACCAGCCTCGATGGAGCCTGACCAGCGGTCCACCATCTTCTGAATGACAATTTCAAACAGCTCTCCATCCCGCAGGGCCCTACCGGAGAATGGCAATCAGACAGGCCCCACAGGGCAGCTGAGCCCGATCAGTGGGAAGGTGGGGATAGGCAAATCCAGACTCTAACCGGTTGGAGATAACAATGGCGTCATTAAATTCGCTGCGGCAGTTGTGCCGGAGTGCAGTGCGGCCCCCATTAGTGATGACTGCGTTACTGCCATGCAGCTGGTGGAAGCGCAGGT from Saccopteryx leptura isolate mSacLep1 chromosome 2, mSacLep1_pri_phased_curated, whole genome shotgun sequence carries:
- the NEURL4 gene encoding neuralized-like protein 4 isoform X3, with amino-acid sequence MAAGSGGSGGSGGDPGLGPGGAGGPGGSCPGPGSGAGLSSGGELHPRTGRLVSLSACGRTARRQQPGQEFNHGLVLSREPLCDGRVFTVRIDRKVNSWSGSIEIGVTALDPSVLDFPSSATGLKGGSWVVSGCSVLRDGHSVLEEYGQDLDQLGEGDRVGVERTVAGELRLWVNGRDCGVAATGLPARVWAVVDLYGKCTQITVLPPEPGFSPSTPIPTPPLEPSAPCEDSVLAEPGISRDEAFMVSPAQARPETFPNSLESHNDFASMELSEVVSSALLSTYSGGLLSVNLSSPPAGEGLGSSCAATSPILTSNDALLFHEKCGTLIKLSNNNKTAERRRPLDEFNNGVVMTNRPLRDNEMFEIRIDKLVDKWSGSIEIGVTTHNPNNLEYPATMTNLQSGTIMMSGCGILTNGKGTRREYCEFSLDELQEGDHIGLTRKSSSALHFFINGIDQGVATPLTPPVVYGVVDLYGMAVKVTIVHNNNHSDRLRRNNAILRALSPEGALRRAAPATQAEPERLVFHPNCGQKAAITHEGRTALRPHATDDFNHGVVLSSRALRDGEVFQVRIDKMVDKWAGSIEIGVTTHNPAYLQLPSTMTNLRSGTWMMTGNGVMHNGTTILDEYGHNLDRLKAGDTVGVVRREDGTLHFFVNGMTQGPAAWNVPPGVYAVVDLYGQAAQATIVDDVEVTPVPEPLPEGNNQVSPSSPSSGAGGSDLRFHQLHGSNAVITNGGRTALRHNCRSEFNDAIVISNRALRDGELFEIVIQKMVDRWSGSIEAGVTAIRPEDLEFPNTMTDIDYDTWMLSGTAIMQDGNTMRNNYGCDLDALGTGARIGMMRTSKGDLHYFINGQDQGAACSGLPPGKEVYAVVDLYGQCVQVSITSATGPMDNSLATSNTATEKSFPLHSPVAGVAHRFHSICGKNITLEEDGTRAVRAAGYAHGLVFSTKELKTEEVFEVKVEELDEKWAGSLRVGLTTLAPGEMGPGSGGGPGLPPSLLELRMKTTWMVSSCEVRRDGLLQRMNYGRNLERLGVGSRVGIRRGADDSMHVMVDGEDMGPAATGIAKNVWAVLDLYGPVRSVSIVSSTRLDEPEGTQPPSPSLDTGSEGDEDEEDEEHGLGGQDPVAIMPPALKFLENHGKNILLSNGNRTASRVASYNQGIVVISQPLVPQLLVQVRIDFLNRHWTSSLVLGVITCPPERLNFPASACALKRAAWLLRGRGVFHNGLKICEKFGPNLDTCPEGTILGLRLDSSGGLHLHVNGMDQGVAVPDVPQPCHALVDLYGQCEQVTIVSPEPGAASLKSAGNQGDMEKADVVDGIKESVCWGPPPAASPLKSCEYHALCSRFQELLLLPEDYFMPPPKRSLCYCESCRKIRGDEAHRRRGEPPREYALPFGWCRFNLRMNPHLEAGTLMKKWHMAYHGSNVAAVRRVLDRGELGAGTASILSCRPLKGEPRGGFEEPSENCAPPREEQPPPVLLSPSLQYAGAETLASKVPFRDPKFQRTHQAQVAFQVCVRPGSYTPGPPSAVLREPLDPHFSPAELEWVTKEKGATLLYALLVRVE